One window from the genome of Streptomyces sp. NBC_00708 encodes:
- a CDS encoding CehA/McbA family metallohydrolase — translation MSFPPARARGRGPAWYRGDCHVHSVHSDGELTPEELVVRARAAGLDFMATTEHNSAAESGVWGHLAADDFLIVLGEEVTTRTGHWLALGIMPDEVIDWNHQVGDGSIDQCLDQVHRVGGLCVAAHPHAPYPSGDFMFPLRGFDVVEVWNGLWTSDRPWNADNEATLAEWGRSLAADMRTGSWRPAMGNSDTHLEGQLGIPHTVVFAEELATEAILAGIRAGRSWIAESADVDVTFTAHADGRVAGVGEELITSGGQVEVRAAVRGVPMGAVGFHTDGGRMHRQSLPADGTGVAQWATTAVESMFVRVEIRHRGGDIAALTNPIILL, via the coding sequence GTGAGCTTCCCGCCGGCGCGGGCGAGGGGACGTGGGCCGGCCTGGTACCGCGGGGACTGCCATGTCCACTCGGTTCACTCGGACGGGGAGCTCACCCCTGAAGAGCTGGTCGTTCGTGCGCGCGCTGCCGGGCTGGACTTCATGGCGACGACGGAGCACAACTCGGCTGCGGAATCCGGGGTATGGGGTCACCTGGCCGCCGACGACTTCTTGATCGTTCTCGGTGAGGAAGTGACCACGAGGACCGGGCATTGGCTCGCGCTCGGCATCATGCCCGACGAGGTCATCGACTGGAACCACCAGGTCGGGGACGGCTCGATCGATCAGTGCCTGGATCAGGTCCACCGAGTCGGAGGGCTGTGCGTCGCCGCCCACCCGCATGCGCCCTATCCGTCGGGCGACTTCATGTTTCCGCTGCGGGGCTTCGACGTGGTGGAGGTCTGGAACGGACTGTGGACTTCGGACCGACCGTGGAACGCTGACAACGAGGCCACCTTGGCCGAGTGGGGGCGGAGCCTCGCAGCGGACATGCGGACGGGATCGTGGCGGCCGGCGATGGGCAACAGCGACACTCACCTCGAGGGGCAGCTCGGTATCCCTCATACGGTGGTCTTTGCCGAGGAGCTGGCCACCGAGGCGATCCTGGCGGGAATCCGGGCCGGCCGCAGTTGGATCGCCGAGTCGGCGGACGTGGACGTGACGTTCACCGCCCATGCCGATGGTCGCGTTGCCGGGGTGGGGGAAGAGCTCATCACGTCTGGTGGGCAGGTCGAAGTGCGGGCAGCAGTGCGAGGTGTGCCGATGGGGGCGGTCGGTTTCCACACCGATGGAGGAAGGATGCACCGGCAGTCCCTCCCCGCGGATGGGACGGGGGTGGCGCAGTGGGCCACGACGGCGGTCGAGTCCATGTTCGTTCGCGTCGAGATCCGCCACCGCGGCGGGGACATCGCCGCTCTCACCAATCCGATCATTCTCCTGTGA
- a CDS encoding FG-GAP-like repeat-containing protein, with protein sequence MGIRTTLAIAVCAATALSAGTAVAAPGSTSAGTARSTAATTVREDFNGDGYQDLAVAAPAATVAGHTWAGYITVSYGSAEGLTTANTTVIDQNTAGVPGAPGDDHGFGYRMIAKDLDHDGLTDLALVTHERFLGEGYAINGSVILLWGSTGGITGQGAVRIPASPDTQIGDNITAGDFDGDGTTDLMMLRGDDGEQRSVLYGPFTRAGEPAREQRIFMFSTDNTMSNTAAGDFNGDGIDDLCTFFVYENHAEGGKLWLGTPKGLSTTSTPLPSAAATAVGDFDKDGKADLATRVIPNGITEDLPTDPGSIKIYYGSASGPSTTRTKTITQDTAGVPGVGEKGDQFGARLSAGDVNGDGYADLAAGVPFEAIENTKGAGAVVLLKGGSGGLSGTGSQSFHQDSAGVPGVAEAGDHFGGSVRLLDINKDGKADLAAGAPDEDLDTVADGGAVWSLRGASSGLTATGSFAFNPVDLGAPVLKARFGLDLSNDNGPNIG encoded by the coding sequence GTGGGCATTCGCACCACACTGGCCATAGCCGTCTGTGCCGCAACGGCGTTGTCGGCCGGTACGGCCGTCGCCGCCCCCGGCAGCACGTCCGCAGGTACGGCCAGGAGTACAGCAGCTACCACCGTGCGCGAGGACTTCAACGGGGACGGCTATCAGGACCTCGCCGTCGCCGCCCCCGCCGCCACGGTGGCCGGGCACACCTGGGCCGGATACATCACCGTCAGCTACGGCTCGGCCGAGGGTCTGACGACAGCGAACACCACGGTCATCGATCAGAACACCGCGGGCGTACCGGGGGCACCGGGTGACGATCACGGCTTCGGCTACCGGATGATCGCCAAGGACCTCGACCACGACGGGCTGACCGACCTCGCTCTGGTCACCCACGAACGGTTCCTGGGCGAGGGATACGCCATCAACGGCTCCGTCATCCTGCTCTGGGGCAGCACCGGCGGCATCACCGGCCAGGGCGCGGTCCGTATACCGGCTTCGCCCGATACCCAGATCGGGGACAACATCACCGCCGGGGACTTCGACGGCGACGGGACGACGGACCTGATGATGCTGCGCGGAGACGACGGGGAGCAGCGCAGCGTGCTCTACGGGCCGTTCACCCGGGCCGGGGAGCCTGCCCGCGAGCAGCGGATCTTCATGTTCAGCACGGACAACACCATGTCGAACACGGCGGCCGGCGACTTCAACGGCGACGGCATCGACGACCTGTGCACGTTCTTCGTGTACGAGAACCATGCCGAGGGCGGCAAGCTGTGGCTGGGCACCCCGAAGGGGCTGTCCACGACCTCGACCCCGCTCCCGAGCGCCGCGGCCACCGCGGTCGGTGACTTCGACAAGGACGGCAAGGCCGACCTCGCCACCCGGGTGATCCCGAACGGCATCACGGAGGACCTGCCCACGGACCCGGGATCCATCAAGATCTACTACGGTTCCGCGTCCGGTCCGAGCACCACCCGGACGAAGACGATCACCCAGGACACCGCGGGCGTGCCCGGGGTGGGTGAGAAGGGCGACCAGTTCGGCGCCCGGCTCAGCGCGGGTGACGTCAACGGGGACGGTTACGCCGACCTGGCCGCGGGTGTGCCTTTCGAGGCCATCGAGAACACCAAGGGGGCGGGCGCCGTGGTGCTGCTGAAGGGTGGCTCCGGCGGACTGAGCGGTACCGGTTCGCAGTCCTTCCATCAGGACTCGGCCGGGGTGCCGGGCGTGGCGGAGGCCGGTGACCACTTCGGCGGATCGGTCCGGCTGCTGGACATCAACAAGGACGGCAAGGCGGACCTGGCTGCCGGTGCCCCCGACGAGGACCTCGACACGGTCGCGGACGGCGGTGCCGTGTGGTCGCTGCGGGGCGCTTCCTCGGGGCTGACCGCGACGGGCTCGTTCGCCTTCAACCCGGTCGACCTGGGCGCCCCGGTGCTCAAGGCCCGCTTCGGCCTCGACCTGTCGAACGACAACGGCCCGAACATCGGCTGA
- a CDS encoding HAD-IA family hydrolase, translated as MSDLAFDALLCDLDNVIRFYDLDEVTRQERAAGITPGTTMEIAFAPERDLPLLLGRISRDRWAASIAEVLTAQIPVRQAADLATAFAHAPSRVDQHVVGLLRQVRRSIPVVLVTNATVWLDDDLARLGLADLADHVVNSSRVHIAKPDAEIYKIAAERAGVPAHRCAFVDDSRTNIDAARRAGMTAVLYRDISDLRRLVAPVVDAAAKPAARATTRDGAVP; from the coding sequence ATGAGCGACCTCGCGTTCGATGCCCTGCTGTGCGACCTGGACAACGTCATCCGCTTCTATGACCTGGACGAGGTGACCCGCCAGGAGCGAGCCGCCGGGATCACTCCCGGCACCACCATGGAGATCGCGTTCGCCCCCGAGCGGGATCTGCCGCTGCTGCTGGGCCGGATCAGCCGGGACCGGTGGGCCGCTTCCATCGCCGAGGTCCTGACCGCTCAGATCCCCGTCCGGCAGGCAGCGGATCTCGCCACGGCCTTCGCCCATGCCCCGTCCCGTGTGGATCAGCACGTGGTCGGGTTGCTCCGCCAGGTCCGTCGCAGCATCCCGGTCGTTCTGGTCACCAACGCCACCGTCTGGCTCGACGACGACCTCGCCCGGCTCGGCCTCGCCGACCTTGCCGACCACGTGGTCAACAGCTCCCGTGTCCACATCGCGAAGCCCGACGCCGAGATCTACAAGATCGCCGCCGAGCGAGCGGGCGTACCCGCTCACCGATGTGCCTTCGTCGACGACAGCCGGACCAACATCGACGCTGCCCGCCGGGCCGGCATGACCGCCGTGCTCTACCGCGACATCTCCGACCTCCGCCGGCTCGTCGCGCCTGTCGTGGACGCGGCCGCGAAGCCGGCCGCCCGAGCCACGACGCGGGATGGTGCCGTTCCGTGA
- a CDS encoding serine/threonine-protein phosphatase, whose protein sequence is MPQHAEGRRQPLRSGRALLAVPIGWIVAVFVVDVLAPPDIHLGPLLVAAPAITASIGGPWSVGIVAALAVIAQTVVGLVRDPDELLSANHEAQIVALALVGICLVVFCVLRERRARELEQVRYVSEAVQRVVLPPLPRRLGPLRAASLYLAAEAEAQIGGDLYAAARTDTGTRLIIGDVRGKGVSAISDAALLLGAFHAAARHRASLDELVAYLDESVSWGLPESDEGGPGESFITATVLDIPDRHDRVHMVSCGHPPPVVLRDGRPLRMDAASPAPPLGLGGLSHPGYHIDSFRFVPGDLLLLYTDGVTEARDDSRAFYPLTERITGWAEDDPDAFIDRFRCDLLRYVGGNLGDDAAMIAIGYDAARGA, encoded by the coding sequence ATGCCGCAGCACGCCGAAGGACGCCGCCAGCCGCTGCGATCAGGCCGGGCACTGCTCGCTGTTCCCATCGGCTGGATCGTCGCGGTCTTCGTGGTCGACGTTCTCGCACCGCCCGACATCCATCTGGGCCCGTTGCTCGTGGCGGCTCCGGCGATCACGGCCTCGATCGGTGGCCCCTGGTCGGTGGGGATCGTGGCCGCACTGGCGGTGATCGCGCAGACGGTGGTCGGGCTGGTGCGCGATCCCGATGAACTGCTCTCGGCCAACCACGAGGCGCAGATCGTCGCTCTGGCGCTCGTGGGGATCTGTCTTGTCGTCTTCTGCGTGCTCCGGGAGCGCCGCGCACGGGAACTGGAGCAGGTGCGGTACGTCTCCGAGGCGGTGCAGCGGGTGGTCCTGCCCCCGCTGCCCCGGCGTCTCGGGCCGCTGCGCGCAGCCTCCCTCTACCTCGCGGCGGAGGCGGAGGCGCAGATCGGCGGGGACCTGTACGCGGCGGCGCGCACCGATACGGGGACGCGGCTGATCATCGGCGATGTCAGGGGCAAGGGGGTGAGCGCGATCAGCGACGCGGCCCTGCTGCTCGGCGCCTTCCACGCCGCGGCCCGCCACCGGGCGAGCCTGGACGAGCTGGTCGCCTATCTCGACGAGAGCGTGTCCTGGGGGCTGCCCGAGTCGGACGAGGGCGGCCCCGGGGAATCGTTCATCACCGCCACCGTGCTGGACATCCCCGACCGGCACGACCGCGTGCACATGGTCTCCTGCGGCCATCCCCCGCCGGTCGTCCTGCGCGACGGCCGGCCGCTACGGATGGACGCCGCCTCGCCCGCTCCCCCGCTGGGTCTGGGCGGGCTCTCGCACCCCGGCTACCACATCGACAGCTTCCGGTTCGTCCCCGGCGACCTTCTGCTGCTGTACACCGACGGGGTCACCGAGGCCCGTGACGACTCCCGCGCCTTCTACCCGCTGACGGAACGCATCACCGGCTGGGCCGAGGACGATCCCGACGCCTTCATCGACCGGTTCCGCTGCGATCTCCTGCGGTACGTCGGCGGGAATCTCGGCGATGACGCGGCCATGATCGCGATCGGGTACGACGCCGCTCGTGGGGCCTGA
- a CDS encoding TetR/AcrR family transcriptional regulator, protein MSRKTKEGSTSEARARLLGTAVRIFYAEGIHSVGIDRIIAEAQVTRATLYRHFTGKEDLVLAYLEQADQGIRAQLSAAQEGARTPGDRVRAVGRAIAEGIRSEGFRGCAFLNAAAEYPDPSHPIHQAVLAHRQWFLDTVTYLLAEVGGAPAEAAGRHFVMLRDGAMAAGCLADPGLITETFLEGVEGILQARSAAPAAD, encoded by the coding sequence ATGAGCCGGAAGACAAAAGAGGGCAGCACATCCGAGGCCCGAGCGCGGCTGCTCGGGACGGCGGTAAGGATCTTCTACGCGGAGGGCATCCACTCCGTCGGCATCGACCGGATCATCGCCGAGGCGCAGGTGACCCGGGCCACCCTGTACCGCCACTTCACCGGCAAGGAGGACCTCGTCCTCGCGTACCTCGAGCAGGCGGACCAGGGCATAAGAGCGCAGCTGTCGGCCGCCCAGGAGGGCGCTCGGACCCCGGGCGACAGGGTACGCGCGGTCGGCCGGGCCATCGCCGAAGGCATCCGGTCGGAAGGCTTCCGCGGCTGCGCCTTCCTCAATGCCGCGGCTGAGTACCCCGACCCCTCGCACCCGATCCACCAGGCCGTTCTCGCGCACCGGCAGTGGTTCCTCGACACCGTCACGTACCTGCTGGCAGAGGTCGGGGGCGCGCCTGCCGAGGCGGCGGGACGGCACTTCGTCATGCTGCGGGACGGGGCCATGGCCGCGGGATGCCTCGCCGATCCCGGACTGATCACCGAGACGTTCCTGGAGGGCGTCGAAGGCATTCTGCAGGCACGCTCCGCAGCGCCCGCGGCCGACTGA
- a CDS encoding dienelactone hydrolase family protein: MPIKMLQIPTADGQADAFAAFPDDGGRHPGVLMYADGFGIRPVLRELALELAGHGYYVLVPNLFYRNGPAPVIELPEYIGEDVRPAVLAQLMPLIEAHTTERVLSDADAYLTFLTAQPEVAAGPVAVTGYCIGGLLATRTAAAHPGRVAALAAFHGPVGADGRDSLAGLTAEVHFGHAEGDLTPEALSRLNQALDMAGVAYTSEIYPGTVHGFTMSDTDAFNSAALQLHWDRLLPLLGRALTRS; this comes from the coding sequence ATGCCCATCAAGATGCTGCAGATTCCCACCGCGGACGGCCAGGCCGATGCGTTCGCTGCCTTCCCCGACGACGGCGGGCGGCACCCCGGGGTGCTGATGTACGCGGACGGCTTCGGAATCCGGCCCGTCCTGCGGGAGTTGGCCCTCGAACTGGCCGGGCACGGGTACTACGTGCTTGTGCCCAACCTCTTCTACCGGAACGGCCCGGCACCGGTGATCGAACTTCCCGAGTACATCGGAGAGGACGTCCGGCCCGCGGTCCTCGCCCAGCTGATGCCCTTGATCGAGGCGCACACCACCGAACGCGTCCTGAGCGACGCCGACGCCTACCTCACGTTCCTCACGGCTCAGCCCGAGGTCGCCGCCGGACCGGTCGCCGTGACCGGCTACTGCATCGGCGGCCTGCTGGCGACGCGCACCGCGGCGGCCCACCCCGGCCGGGTAGCCGCCCTCGCCGCCTTCCACGGCCCGGTGGGAGCCGACGGACGCGACAGTCTCGCCGGGCTCACCGCCGAGGTCCACTTCGGCCACGCCGAGGGCGACTTGACGCCCGAAGCCCTCAGCCGGCTCAACCAGGCCCTGGACATGGCAGGTGTCGCCTACACCTCCGAGATCTACCCCGGCACCGTGCACGGCTTCACCATGTCCGACACCGACGCCTTCAACTCCGCTGCGCTACAGCTCCACTGGGACCGCCTGCTGCCTCTTCTCGGCCGCGCCCTGACCAGGAGCTGA